Part of the Triticum urartu cultivar G1812 chromosome 2, Tu2.1, whole genome shotgun sequence genome, gttgttctatttatatgagtaatatcttttatggtcatgaacccttgaagagtggtctattcttattgaatctcgatagtagttatacacatattcataatattgaagccaaaagatgcagagttgataatgatagtgcaacttatttgtggcactgccgtttaggtcatattggtgtaaagcgcatgaagaaactccatactgatggacttttggaaccacttgattatgaaccacttggtacttgcgaaccgtgcctcatgggaaagatgactaaaacgccgttcttcggaactatggagcgagcaacagatttgttggaaatcatacatacagatgtatgtggtccgatgaatgttgaggctcgcggcgggtatcgttattttctcaccttcacagatgatttaagcagatatgggtatatctacttaatgaaacataagtctgaaatgtttgaaaagttcaaagaattttagagtgaagttgaaaatcatcgtaacaagaaaataaagtttctacaatctaatcgtggaggacaatatttgagttacgagtttgttcttcatttgaaacaatgcggaatagtttcgaaactcacgccacccggaacaccacagcttagtggtgtgtccgaacgtcgtaatcgcactttactagatatggtgcgatctatcatgtctcttactaatttaccactatcattttggggttatgctttagagacggctacattcacgttaaatagggcaccatcaaaattcgttgagacgacgccttatgaactgtggtttggcaagaaaccaaagttctcatttcttaaagtttggggatgtgatgcttatgtgaaaaaacttcaacctgataagctcgaacccaagtcggagaaatgtgtcttcataggatacccaaaggaaactgttgggtacatgttctatcacagatctgaaggcaaaaCATTTGTTGGTAAAgttggatcctttctagagaaggagtttctctcgaaagaagtgagtgggaggaaagtagaacttgatgaggtaactgtacctgctcccttattggaaagtagttcatcacagaaaccggttcctgtgacacctgcaccaattagtgaggaagtgaatgatgatgatcatgaaacttcagatcaagttgttactgaacctcgtaggtcaaccagattgagatctgcaccagagtggtatggtaatcctgttctggaggttatgttactagaccatgacgaacctacgaactatgaagaagcgatggtgagcccagattccgcaaaatggcttgcggccatgaaatctgagatgggatccatgtatgagaacaaagtgtggactttggttgacttgcccgttgatcggcaagacatcgagaataaatggatcttcaagaagaagactgacgttgatggtaatgttactgtctataaagctcgatttgttgcaaaaggttttagacaagttcaagggattgactacgatgagaccttctcacccgtagcgacgcttaagtctgtccgaatcatgttagcaattactgcattttatgattatgaaatttggcaaatggatgtcaagactgcattcctgaatggatttctagaagaagagttgtatatgatgcaaccggaaggttctgtcgatccaaagggagctaacaaagtgtgcaagctccagcgatccatttatggactggtgcaagcctctcgaagttggaataaacattttgatagtgtgatcaaagcatatggttttatacagacttttggagaagcctgtatttacaagaaagtgagtgggagctctgtagcatttctaatattatatgtggatgacatattgttgattggaaatgctatagaatttctggatagcataaaaggatatttgaataagagtttttcaatgaaatacctcggtgaagctgcttatatattgggcatcaatatCTATAGAGGTAGATCGAGActcttaattggactttcacaaagcacataccttgacaaagttttgaagaagttcaaaatggatcaagtaaagaaagggttcttgcaagtgttacaaggtatgaagttgagtaagactcaatgcccgaccactgcagaagatagagagaaaatgaaagatgttctctatgcttcagccataggctctatcatgtatgcaatgctatgtaccagacctgatatgtgccttgctattagtgtagcagggaggtaccaaagtaatccaggagtggatcactggacagcggtcaagaacatcctgaaatacctaaaaaggacgaaggatatgtttctcgtttatggaggtgacaaagaggtcgtcgtaaatggttacatcgatgcaagctttgacactgatccggacgattctaaatcgcaaaccggatacatgtttttattaaacggtggagctatcagttggtgcagttctaaacaaagtgtcatagcgggatctacatgtgaagcggagtacatagctgcttcggaagcagcaaatgaaggagtctggatgaaggagttcatatccgatctagttgtcatacctagtgcatcgagtccaatgaaaatattttgtgacaatactggtgcaattccTTTGGCAAAAGTATCCAGacttcacaagagaaccaagaacatcaagagatgcttcaactctatccgggatcaagtccaggtgggagacatagagatttgcaagatacatatggatctgaatgttgtagacccattgactaagcctcttccacgagcaaaacatgatcagcaccaaggctcgatgggtgttagaatcattactatgtaatctagattattgactctagtgcaagtgggagactgaaggaaatatgccctagaggcaataataaagttattatttacttccttatatcatgataaatgtttattattcatgctagaattgtattaaccggaaacatgatacatgtgtgaatacatagacaaaatagagtgtcactagtatgcctctacttgactagctcgttgaatcaaagatggttatgtttcctaaccatagacaaagagttatcatttcattaacgggatcacatcattaggggaatgatatgattgacttgacccattccgttagcttagcacttgattgtttagtttattgctattgctttcttcatgacttatacatgttcctatgactatgagattatgcaattcccgtttaccataggaacactttgtgtgctaccaaacatcacaatgtaactgggtgattataaacgtgctctacaggtgtctccgaaggtactagttgggttggcgtatttcaagtttaggatttgtcactccgattgttggagaggtatctctgggcccactcggtaatacacatcactcaagccttgcaagcattgtaactaatgagttagttgcgggatgatgtattacggaacgagtaaagacacttgccggtaacgagattggactaggtattgagataccgacgatcgaatctcaggcaagtaacataccgatgacaaagggaacaacgtatgttgttatgtggtttgaccgataaagatctttgtagaatatgtagcaaccaatatgagcatccaggttcggctattggttattgaccagagatgtgtctcggtcatgtatacatagttctcaaacccgtagggtccgcacacttaaagttcgatgacggttatattatgagtttatgtgttttgatgtaccgaaggtagttcggagtcctggatatgatcacggacatgacgaggagtctcgaaatggtcgagacatgaagattgatatattggacgactatattcgtacatcggaatggttccgggggttatcggatatataccggagtatcggggggttaccggaaccccccggagtttattgggcctcatgggcccaagtggtgGAAAAGGAGAGGcggcaggaggtggcgcgcggccTCCGTGCCCCAATCTGAATTGGtaaagggaagggggcggcggcccccctgctccttccttctctccacctcctcctttgtaacaccccaagaccgatgtgccaggtgtcgtctagttattcgttgttgttgccttgtcatttcttgcgtgtcatgcatttcatatcatgtcatcatgtgcatttcatttgcatacgtgttcgtctcatgcatccgagcattgtccccgttgtccgttttgcattccggcgctccgttctcctccggtggtcgtttctacctttctttcgtgtgtggcggttaaacatttccggattgaaccaagacttgccaagtggccttggtttactaccggtaggctgcctgtcaagtttcgtaccatttggacttcgtttgatgctccaacggctAACCGAGGGACCgcgaaggcctcgtgtgtgttgcagcccaacacccctccattttggcccaaaacccacctaaacctcctccatcatctcagTCATTctatcacgatcgcgtggccgaaaaccgcacctcatttggactctcctagctccctctacctataaatatgtgctcccctctcgaaattcgcggatgaaccctaaaAACTCCTCCCCTCGCGCCGCCCCACGCGTCCTCAccgcgcccggacatgtccgctcgGTCGCCATCTCGCTCCGGCCAATCCGGCCCTGCCACATCATCCGCGCAGCTGCGCCCGGCCAACCGGGAGCCGCCACCTGTCGctcgcctccctctctctccaccTGGCGCCGCTGaggcccgccgcggcccgcgcACGGCCCGCCCGAGGCGCCTTGGGCCCCGAGCGCCCCGCGCTCCGATCGCCACCCCGCGCCTGGGAGTGCCCGACGCCCCGCCGCCGTCATCTCTCCGCCACGTCCGCCGTGCCGCCGCAAGCCGCCCCATGTCCGGCGCCGGCGCGCTCCGCCCGCCGCCCACCGGAACCACCGCAAACTCCGGCGCCGGCGACCTCCTCCGCCCCGAGCTTTCCTCTTCGGAGAGCTCCTCGACGAGTGCGACCCCGCCGGCCACCCCTTCTTCTCCGGCGAGCTGCAGCTCCGGCCGTCCTCAGATTCCGCGCCCGGTctggatccagatccagatccaccTCGCGGTTGACTTTCTCCTCTAACCCTAATTATCTTCCATACTTTGACCTGttgtatctccgcatccgtagcaccgttttgggcatatagcatatcaaaatgttcgtctcagagagcacatcatttcatctcattgcatcattttcatttgagttcaccttgatgcccgaaatgctattagaagagtgctatttgagataattgtcagatctggtGCTCCATTTagttatttgtcatttttgccatgattaatgtgtgcatgatatgcccatgagctctacatgtgttttgttaccatctttccagaggtgcaacccatgtatttttgtgatgtgtgtggtgactagcacaagcttgcaaagtgaggcacttggtaatgctgttttcagggacttagcatttccaccaagtccttgacctgtttatctcatatggccatatgttcatgttgtttcctagtgattcgtgcNNNNNNNNNNNNNNNNNNNNNNNNNNNNNNNNNNNNNNNNNNNNNNNNNNNNNNNNNNNNNNNNNNNNNNNNNNNNNNNNNNNNNNNNNNNNNNNNNNNNNNNNNNNNNNNNNNNNNNNNNNNNNNNNNNNNNNNNNNNNNNNNNNNNNNNNNNNNNNNNNNNNNNNNNNNNNNNNNNNNNNNNNNNNNNNNNNNNNNNNNNNNNNNNNNNNNNNNNNNNNNNNNNNNNNNNNNNNNNNNNNNNNNNNNNNNNNNNNNNNNNNNNNNNNNNNNNNNNNNNNNNNNNNNNNNNNNNNNNNNNNNNNNNNNNNNNNNNNNNNNNNNNNNNNNNNNNNNNNNNNNNNNNNNNNNNNNNNNNNNNNNNNNNNNNNNNNNNNNNNNNNNNNNNNNNNNNNNNNNNNNNNNNNNNNNNNNNNNNNNNNNNNNNNNNNNNNNNNNNNNNNNNNNNNNNNNNNNNNNNNNNNNNNNNNNNNNNNNNNNNNNNNNNNNNNNNNNNNNNNNNNNNNNNNNNNNNNNNNNNNNNNNNNNNNNNNNNNNNNNNNNNNNNNNNNNNNNNNNNNNNNNNNNNNNNNNNNNNNNNNNNNNNNNNNNNNNNNNNNNNNNNNNNNNNNNNNNNNNNNNNNNNNNNNNNNNNNNNNNNNNNNNNNNNNNNNNNNNNNNNNNNNNNNNNNNNNNNNNNNNNNNNNNNNNNNNNNNNNNNNNNNNNNNNNNNNNNNNNNNNNNNNNNNNNNNNNNNNNNNNNNNNNNNNNNNNNNNNNNNNNNNNNNNNNNNNNNNNNNNNNNNNNNNNNNNNNNNNNNNNNNNNNNNNNNNNNNNNNNNNNNNNNNNNNNNNNNNNNNNNNNNNNNNNNNNNNNNNNNNNNNNNNNNNNNNNNNNNNNNNNNNNNNNNNNNNNNNNNNNNNNNNNNNNNNNNNNNNNNNNNNNNNNNNNNNNNNNNNNNNNNNNNNNNNNNNNNNNNNNNNNNNNNNNNNNNNNNNNNNNNNNNNNNNNNNNNNNNNNNNNNNNNNNNNNNNNNNNNNNNNNNNNNNNNNNNNNNNNNNNNNNNNNNNNNNNNNNNNNNNNNNNNNNNNNNNNNNNNNNNNNNNNNNNNNNNNNNNNNNNNNNNNNNNNNNNNNNNNNNNNNNNNNNNNNNNNNNNNNNNNNNNNNNNNNNNNNNNNNNNNNNNNNNNNNNNNNNNNNNNNNNNNNNNNNNNNAGAATGTCGACTTTTTTTAAGCCGGGAGCTCTTGCTTCTAAGCTTAGCTCGAAGTTAGGACATCAGTCTGGCTTTACTCCAGGAAGGTGTAGTCAACTATGTATTGATGTTTGCACTACAACTTTATCCTTGTTTTGTGTTGTCTAACAAATGATGACCATGCAAGTGTACGTACATGACCCATTCTCCTTCTTATACCATTTGCATTCTTCACCTGtaacatgtactccctccgttccgaattacttgttgCAGGTATAGATGTATCTacatgtattttagttctagatacatccatttctccgacgagtaatttgaaacagagggagtatattatTAGCTTATTTATGCTATCCCTGCATTATCTGGAGCACAATCTCacattttttttttctttttaggtTATGCGAAGTGGGATTCCAAATTTCTGTGCGGTAGCTCTAGCACTCCATGACTTAGGGTATGTCAAACCTATTCTTGGACACCTATTCCATGTGCATTGGGTTATCAGTATTGGAGCTTGGCATATCTTGGAAGTTTGTACATAATAGAGTAGCTAATGTAGGCAAAGGCTCACgtacaaaagacccaaagtggtcggaccctgcgcaagcgggagctaAGTTCACTGGGCTGCCCTTTAGAGTAGCAAAATTCAGAAAATCCCTTATCCAAGAAATTACAAATGAAGCTAAAGTTTATCAGAAACTCCATCCCAGTGATATCAAATTTAGGAGTGGTTTAATCTTACAACAACTTTCTGATTATATGCTTAAGCCCTCCCAAACAAGTTTCTGTCAGATTCACGTGTACTTGCAAAATAATCCATAATATCCCAGTACTCTGGATCCCCTCGTGCTGTTGTAATCTAAAGATgacatctactccctccgtccaataATGTAATACattttttggcactacactagtgtcaaaaaataTCTTACAtgatgggacggagggagtatttgtttTGGTCTTTAATGTTCTGTTTTTTTAGTCATGGAAAATGTTATAAATTACTTAATCATGTGGTCATTGTTTTGGTAAAAAAATCATTGAAACAATCAGTTTGGATAAATATATATATTTCTTTTGTAGGTACAAGGCATCTGGTATCAGATTAGACTCTGGTGATCTAGCCTATCTGTCTATTGAAACTCGAAAAGTTTTTCATGCAATAGAAAAGGAATTCAATATACCTGGTTTCGGGAAGATGATCATTACTGCTAGCAATGACCTGAATGAGGAAACAATTGATGCTCTGAACAAGCAGGTAAAATGCTGTCTCATTATTGAGTGACTTGACGACAAGTTCTCTTACACCTCTCTCTTAAGCACCTTGCATTGTACACAACTTTACAATGAAGTGAGATGACAATACATCAAGAACTTCGTGTCATGTACTTATGATGTTATATGCGTCTGTGTGTAGTTCTGTGGCGCTAATGATCATGAACTACAtaatttttctttattttattttcataTGCCTATGGGGTTACAAATTTTTATCTTCTTTACAGGGTCATGAAGTTGATGCCTTTGGAATCGGAACTTATCTTGTAACGTGTTATTCCCAAGCTGCTCTTGGATGTGTCTTTAAGCTAGTTGAGATCAACAGTAGACCTCGTATCAAACTTTCTGAGGATGTGGCAAAAGTATGTTTGCTGTTTACACCCTGAAAAAGATTTGCATAATTTTACTTCCCTGATACTTAATGATGGTGTCATGTTATGTTGCAGGTCTCTATTCCATGCAAAAAGCGGTGTTTCAGATTGTATGGAAAAGAAGGCTATCCGTTGGTAGACATCATGATACGTGAAAGTGAACCATCACCAAAGGTAACAATGCACGCGTGTTCTCTATTCAGATGTGAGGTTCTATACTTGTCATACTATTGTCAATCATAATCTACCTTAGAATGGAGTATACTGAGTCGATCATATGCTTCACATTGTTGTCATGCGACTGTCTTCACCTTTCATATCCTTTGTTGACTTCATCTATAGTGTCTTGTTCTTATTTATTTTTAACTGAACTTCACATCTTTGAAATATTCCAGGCAGGAGAGAGAATTCTTTGCCGCCATCCGTTCCTTGAATCCAAGAGGGCTTATGTTGTCCCCCAGCATGTTGAGGAGCTGCTACATTGCTACTGGCCTGGGAGTTCAGGTATGGACCTCTTATCATTTACAGCGATGAGTTTTCTTCGAAAAACCTCAAAAGGCAGGAGCTCTGCAATTCACTATAGAGGATATGCTGGGTCTTGTAATGGAATCGGCCAAACTCACAAAGTCCGCATTCAGGTTACCCCTGAAATAAAACAACAAGGCAACTGCAGTTGGCTTGCCTGCACTCATGCATCCAACAA contains:
- the LOC125538246 gene encoding nicotinate phosphoribosyltransferase 2-like — translated: MRSGIPNFCAVALALHDLGYKASGIRLDSGDLAYLSIETRKVFHAIEKEFNIPGFGKMIITASNDLNEETIDALNKQGHEVDAFGIGTYLVTCYSQAALGCVFKLVEINSRPRIKLSEDVAKVSIPCKKRCFRLYGKEGYPLVDIMIRESEPSPKAGERILCRHPFLESKRAYVVPQHVEELLHCYWPGSSDKPRAELPPLLKIRSRCMQQLEKLRPDHIRRLNPTPYKVSVSAKLYEFIHYLWLNEAPVGELQ